From a single Aquincola tertiaricarbonis genomic region:
- a CDS encoding c-type cytochrome, producing MKLKQTLALLACAGFTMAATAQDKLYTVVDGTKVDAKTMEGFRAWRAAACDRCHGANQEGMVGPSLITSLKTLSKEDFVKTVRDGRLDKGMQSFGTNKMVMDNMDNLYAYLKGRSDGAITQAKVTPIP from the coding sequence ATGAAGTTGAAGCAGACGCTGGCGCTCCTGGCCTGCGCAGGGTTCACGATGGCCGCGACGGCGCAGGACAAGCTCTACACCGTGGTGGACGGCACCAAGGTGGATGCCAAGACGATGGAAGGCTTTCGGGCCTGGCGTGCCGCGGCTTGCGACCGCTGCCACGGCGCCAACCAGGAAGGCATGGTCGGCCCTTCGCTGATCACCAGCCTCAAGACGCTGAGCAAGGAAGACTTCGTCAAGACCGTGCGCGACGGCCGGCTGGACAAGGGCATGCAGAGTTTCGGCACCAACAAGATGGTGATGGACAACATGGACAACCTGTACGCCTACCTGAAGGGCCGTTCGGACGGCGCCATCACCCAGGCCAAGGTCACCCCGATTCCCTGA
- a CDS encoding quinoprotein dehydrogenase-associated putative ABC transporter substrate-binding protein, producing MTARKLYRRLAAATLLAVAAAGPALAQAPAPAADDPAPRKALRVCQDPNNLPFSNVKGEGIENRIAELFGQSLGLPVTYYSFPQRMAFIRNTLRYKLPGQDYPCDIVMGVPVGFDQGVSVTKPYYRSTYALVIPRGKGMDNVASADDFLKLPPQKLKSLKIGIYDRSPASDWLKKHDLVDQGVPYKMMSADPAQYPGQIIENDLAAGTIDAAVVWGPIAGYFAQRVKQPALTVLPLKSEEGVQFDYAMAMGVRYGEREWKQQIEGLISTKQADIQAILKEFGVPLLDNTAGERRN from the coding sequence ATGACCGCACGCAAGCTTTACCGGCGGTTGGCCGCGGCCACGCTGCTCGCGGTGGCGGCAGCCGGCCCTGCGCTGGCCCAGGCGCCTGCGCCGGCGGCGGATGACCCGGCTCCACGCAAGGCGCTGCGCGTCTGCCAGGACCCCAACAACCTGCCCTTCTCCAACGTCAAGGGCGAAGGCATCGAGAACCGCATCGCCGAACTGTTCGGCCAGTCGCTGGGTCTGCCGGTGACCTACTACTCGTTCCCGCAGCGCATGGCCTTCATCCGCAACACGCTGCGCTACAAGCTGCCGGGGCAGGACTACCCCTGCGACATCGTGATGGGCGTGCCCGTGGGCTTCGACCAGGGCGTCTCCGTCACCAAGCCCTACTACCGCTCCACCTACGCGCTGGTGATTCCGCGCGGCAAGGGCATGGACAACGTGGCCTCGGCGGACGATTTCCTGAAGCTGCCGCCGCAGAAGCTCAAGTCGCTGAAGATCGGCATCTACGACCGCTCGCCGGCCAGCGACTGGCTCAAGAAGCACGACCTGGTGGACCAGGGCGTGCCGTACAAGATGATGAGCGCCGACCCGGCGCAGTACCCCGGCCAGATCATCGAGAACGACCTGGCCGCCGGCACCATCGATGCCGCCGTCGTCTGGGGCCCGATCGCCGGCTACTTCGCGCAGCGCGTCAAGCAGCCCGCGCTCACCGTGCTGCCGCTGAAGTCGGAAGAAGGCGTGCAGTTCGACTATGCGATGGCGATGGGCGTGCGCTACGGCGAGCGTGAATGGAAGCAGCAGATCGAAGGCCTGATCAGCACCAAGCAGGCCGACATCCAGGCCATCCTGAAGGAGTTCGGTGTTCCGTTGCTCGACAACACCGCGGGCGAACGCCGCAACTGA
- a CDS encoding tetratricopeptide repeat-containing S1 family peptidase, with protein sequence MRLASAATALLAGLVVPHAQALEGADLVQVGQSIVKVEALRTQGGYSLGSGVVVAEDRVVTNCHVTRDAGQVNVLRGGLRYTAEAQASDTLHDLCVLAVPRLGAPAVALAEQAPQPGQSVSAIGFTGGLGLQHSPGRVVALHRYDGAEVIQSTNWFTSGASGGGLFADTQQLVGVLTFRLRGGNAHYFSAPVAWLRPLLAEGALQPIAPLQGQLQPFWEQPVAAQPRFLQAAVFARERRWQELDSYASTWAREDQSDAQPWLMRGLAQQEMGRLPTAQRYIERALTIEPASRIALLRLGLVHVAQGHIDKAKAVLLRLQSLRSDLAGELDRALDRALEHATERVSERG encoded by the coding sequence ATGAGGCTCGCCAGCGCAGCCACGGCGCTGCTGGCCGGCCTGGTGGTGCCGCATGCCCAGGCGCTGGAAGGTGCCGACCTGGTGCAGGTGGGCCAGAGCATCGTGAAGGTGGAAGCGCTGCGCACCCAGGGCGGCTATTCGCTGGGCAGCGGCGTGGTGGTGGCCGAGGACCGCGTGGTCACCAACTGTCACGTCACGCGCGATGCCGGCCAGGTGAACGTGCTGCGCGGCGGCCTGCGCTACACCGCTGAGGCACAGGCCAGCGACACGCTGCACGACCTGTGCGTGCTGGCCGTGCCGCGGCTGGGTGCACCCGCCGTGGCCCTGGCCGAGCAGGCGCCGCAGCCCGGCCAGTCGGTCAGCGCGATCGGCTTCACCGGCGGGCTGGGCCTGCAGCACAGCCCCGGCCGGGTGGTGGCCCTGCACCGCTACGACGGCGCTGAGGTCATCCAGAGCACCAACTGGTTCACCTCCGGCGCCAGCGGCGGCGGCCTGTTCGCCGACACGCAGCAGCTGGTGGGCGTGCTCACCTTCCGCCTGCGCGGCGGCAACGCCCACTACTTCTCCGCCCCGGTGGCCTGGCTGCGCCCACTGCTGGCCGAAGGCGCACTGCAGCCCATCGCGCCGCTGCAGGGGCAGCTCCAGCCGTTCTGGGAGCAGCCCGTCGCGGCCCAGCCGCGCTTCCTGCAGGCGGCGGTGTTCGCGCGTGAACGCCGCTGGCAGGAGCTGGACAGCTACGCCAGCACCTGGGCCCGCGAAGACCAGAGCGATGCCCAGCCGTGGCTGATGCGCGGCCTGGCCCAGCAGGAGATGGGCCGGCTGCCCACCGCGCAGCGCTACATCGAACGCGCCCTCACCATCGAGCCGGCTTCGCGCATCGCCTTGCTGCGCCTGGGCCTGGTGCACGTGGCGCAGGGCCACATCGACAAGGCCAAGGCCGTGCTGCTGAGGCTGCAAAGCCTGCGCTCGGACCTGGCCGGCGAACTCGACCGCGCCCTCGACCGGGCGCTGGAACATGCCACCGAGCGTGTGTCGGAGCGGGGTTGA